A DNA window from Onychostoma macrolepis isolate SWU-2019 chromosome 13, ASM1243209v1, whole genome shotgun sequence contains the following coding sequences:
- the lrrfip2 gene encoding leucine-rich repeat flightless-interacting protein 2 isoform X1, which translates to MHREVAADMGTPGSGRKRAPIKDRFSAEDEALSSIAREAEARLAAKRAARAEARDIRMRELERQQKELSYHQHSSSSRKWGQIHQWMADTEKARHGHHSSSHSRRGLNDDTASVRSVGSYRSSSSSLRDLSSSHHSSRASSSRRRDLVSGISSSSSLKSSHSTSSVYNDLHKKPVGSSSKKDLLTGLYHDQRNYTSLKNSKPPPSTVSTYTPRAPSSSSSTGLTRSYSVASICDDGLYGSYSSRAPSECSWYSSGASSTRSSPVSSSDDDSGSTVSRGRRGRRDSVLSDFSDISETAADYFSRSNRRGSIVSDLDDLSIPDLDSLDEKCDKQFTDTYSRPTSRCTTPALSAAALASLGGSSSRRGSGDAGSVVMDAEASISELRDIYDLKDQIQDVEGRYMQGLKELKDSLSEVEEKYKKAMVSNAQLDNEKANLIYQVDTLKDVIEEMEEQMSELRRETEDKSKELERQKHTCSVLQHKQEEMKEGIRQRDELIEENQKIQQKLDNLTREAFDLQETVNWKDKKIAALERQKEYFDCIRNERDELRDELADLKGKSRMGEKHGLVIIPEDTPNGDVSHESPTSGITVVTQEAAQVLESAGDGPLDVRLRKLADEKDELLSQIRKLKMQLEEERQKHSKIDSVYTEGERMENGTDLNIIEMQRDANRQISEYKFKLSKAEQEMATMEQNVNRLEGQVSRYKASADNAEKIEDELKAEKRKLQRELRTALDKIEEMEMTNNHLVKRLEKMKANRNALLSQQ; encoded by the exons GCGGAGGCCAGACTTGCTGCAAAGAGAGCAGCTCGTGCTGAGGCTCGGGACATCCGGATGAGAGAATTGGAGCGGCAGCAGAAAGAG ctGTCTTACCATCAGCACTCCTCCTCTAGCAGGAAATGGGGGCAAATCCACCAATGGATG GCTGATACAGAAAAGGCCCGTCATGGTCATCATTCCAGTAGCCACAGTCGACGG GGATTAAATGATGATACAGCATCAGTCCGAAGTGTCGGAAGCTACAGG TCAAGTTCATCATCTTTACGAGACTTGAGCAGTTCTCATCACTCCAGTCGGGCTAGTTCTTCCCGGAGAAGAGACTTGGTG TCTGGCATCTCCAGTAGTTCCTCTTTGAAGAGCTCCCACTCCACT AGCTCTGTATATAATGATCTTCACAAAAAACCTGTTGGCAGTAGCTCCAAAAAGGACCTTCTG ACTGGATTATATCATGACCAAAGAAACTACACCAGCTTAAAGAACTCCAAACCTCCTCCCTCTACTGTCTCTACCTATACACCACGG GCTCCGTCCAGCAGCAGTTCTACAGGTCTGACGCGCAGCTATAGTGTG GCCTCCATATGTGATGACGGTCTGTATGGTTCATATAGTTCCAGAGCT CCCTCTGAATGCAGCTGGTATTCTTCTGGTGCCAGTTCCACCCGCAGCAGCCCTGTG TCATCCTCTGATGACGATTCTGGCAGCACTGTATCCCGAGGTCGACGTGGGAGAAGGGATAGTGTG TTGTCTGATTTCTCTGATATCTCTGAGACGGCTGCTGATTATTTCAGCCGCTCTAATCGCAGAGGCAGCATTGTCTCTGATCTTGATGATCTGAGCATCCCAGACCTGGACAGC cTTGATGAGAAATGTGACAAGCAGTTTACAGACACCTACAGCCGG CCAACCTCTCGATGTACCACCCCGGCGCTCTCTGCAGCTGCCCTGGCATCTCTGGGAGGCAGCAGTTCTAGAAGGGGCAGTGGAGATGCTGGAAGCGTCGTTATGGATGCAGAGGCTTCTATCAGCGAGTTAAGG GACATCTATGATCTAAAGGACCAGATTCAGGATGTAGAGGGTCGATACATGCAGGGTCTTAAAGAGTTGAAG GATTCTCTGTCGGAAGTGGAGGAGAAGTACAAGAAAGCCATGGTATCCAACGCCCAGCTGGACAAtgaaaaggcaaacctcatctACCAAGTGGACACACTCAAAGACGTCATCGAGGAGATGGAAGAGCAAATGTCAGAGCTGCGCAGGGAAACAGAAGACAAATCAAAG GAGTTAGAGCGGCAGAAGCACACGTGTTCAGTCCTACAGCACAAACAAGAGGAAATGAAGGAGGGCATTCGTCAGCGAGATGAACTTATCGAG GAGAACCAGAAAATTCAGCAAAAACTAGATAACCTCACAAGAGAGGCATTTGACCTGCAGGAAACTGTTAACTGGAAGGACAAAAAGATTGCG GCattagagagacagaaagagtaCTTTGATTGCATTAGGAATGAGAGAGATGAGCTCAGGGATGAGCTGGCTGACCTCAAGGGGAAAAGCCGAATGGGAGAG AAACATGGGCTGGTCATCATACCCGAGGATACTCCCAACGGAGACGTCAGCCACGAGTCCCCTACCTCAGGCATCACTGTGGTCACACAAGAGGCAGCGCAGGTGCTGGAGTCAGCGGGAGACGGACCTTTGG ATGTAAGACTACGAAAGCTTGCGGATGAAAAGGATGAACTTTTGTCCCAG ATCAGAAAACTGAAGATGCAGCTGGAGGAAGAAAGACAAAAGCACTCGAAGATCGACAGTGTTTACACAGAAGGAGAGCGAATGGAGAACGGCACTGACCTGAATATAATCGAGATGCAGA GGGACGCCAACAGACAGATAAGTGAATACAAATTCAAGCTCTCGAAAGCTGAACAGGAAATGGCAACGATGGAACAAAAT GTAAACCGACTTGAAGGACAGGTGTCCAGATATAAAGCTTCAGCAGATAATGCAGAAAAGATAGAAGATGAACTGAAAGCAGAGAAAAGAAAACTTCAGAGGGAG CTGCGTACAGCCCTGGACAAGATCGAAGAAATGGAAATGACCAACAACCATCTCGTAAAGCGGCTGGAGAAGATGAAAGCAAACAGAAACGCTCTCCTGTCCCAGCAGTGA
- the lrrfip2 gene encoding leucine-rich repeat flightless-interacting protein 2 isoform X4, whose protein sequence is MHREVAADMGTPGSGRKRAPIKDRFSAEDEALSSIAREAEARLAAKRAARAEARDIRMRELERQQKELSYHQHSSSSRKWGQIHQWMGLNDDTASVRSVGSYRSSSSSLRDLSSSHHSSRASSSRRRDLVSGISSSSSLKSSHSTSSVYNDLHKKPVGSSSKKDLLTGLYHDQRNYTSLKNSKPPPSTVSTYTPRAPSSSSSTGLTRSYSVASICDDGLYGSYSSRAPSECSWYSSGASSTRSSPVSSSDDDSGSTVSRGRRGRRDSVLSDFSDISETAADYFSRSNRRGSIVSDLDDLSIPDLDSLDEKCDKQFTDTYSRPTSRCTTPALSAAALASLGGSSSRRGSGDAGSVVMDAEASISELRDIYDLKDQIQDVEGRYMQGLKELKDSLSEVEEKYKKAMVSNAQLDNEKANLIYQVDTLKDVIEEMEEQMSELRRETEDKSKELERQKHTCSVLQHKQEEMKEGIRQRDELIEENQKIQQKLDNLTREAFDLQETVNWKDKKIAALERQKEYFDCIRNERDELRDELADLKGKSRMGEKHGLVIIPEDTPNGDVSHESPTSGITVVTQEAAQVLESAGDGPLDVRLRKLADEKDELLSQIRKLKMQLEEERQKHSKIDSVYTEGERMENGTDLNIIEMQRDANRQISEYKFKLSKAEQEMATMEQNVNRLEGQVSRYKASADNAEKIEDELKAEKRKLQRELRTALDKIEEMEMTNNHLVKRLEKMKANRNALLSQQ, encoded by the exons GCGGAGGCCAGACTTGCTGCAAAGAGAGCAGCTCGTGCTGAGGCTCGGGACATCCGGATGAGAGAATTGGAGCGGCAGCAGAAAGAG ctGTCTTACCATCAGCACTCCTCCTCTAGCAGGAAATGGGGGCAAATCCACCAATGGATG GGATTAAATGATGATACAGCATCAGTCCGAAGTGTCGGAAGCTACAGG TCAAGTTCATCATCTTTACGAGACTTGAGCAGTTCTCATCACTCCAGTCGGGCTAGTTCTTCCCGGAGAAGAGACTTGGTG TCTGGCATCTCCAGTAGTTCCTCTTTGAAGAGCTCCCACTCCACT AGCTCTGTATATAATGATCTTCACAAAAAACCTGTTGGCAGTAGCTCCAAAAAGGACCTTCTG ACTGGATTATATCATGACCAAAGAAACTACACCAGCTTAAAGAACTCCAAACCTCCTCCCTCTACTGTCTCTACCTATACACCACGG GCTCCGTCCAGCAGCAGTTCTACAGGTCTGACGCGCAGCTATAGTGTG GCCTCCATATGTGATGACGGTCTGTATGGTTCATATAGTTCCAGAGCT CCCTCTGAATGCAGCTGGTATTCTTCTGGTGCCAGTTCCACCCGCAGCAGCCCTGTG TCATCCTCTGATGACGATTCTGGCAGCACTGTATCCCGAGGTCGACGTGGGAGAAGGGATAGTGTG TTGTCTGATTTCTCTGATATCTCTGAGACGGCTGCTGATTATTTCAGCCGCTCTAATCGCAGAGGCAGCATTGTCTCTGATCTTGATGATCTGAGCATCCCAGACCTGGACAGC cTTGATGAGAAATGTGACAAGCAGTTTACAGACACCTACAGCCGG CCAACCTCTCGATGTACCACCCCGGCGCTCTCTGCAGCTGCCCTGGCATCTCTGGGAGGCAGCAGTTCTAGAAGGGGCAGTGGAGATGCTGGAAGCGTCGTTATGGATGCAGAGGCTTCTATCAGCGAGTTAAGG GACATCTATGATCTAAAGGACCAGATTCAGGATGTAGAGGGTCGATACATGCAGGGTCTTAAAGAGTTGAAG GATTCTCTGTCGGAAGTGGAGGAGAAGTACAAGAAAGCCATGGTATCCAACGCCCAGCTGGACAAtgaaaaggcaaacctcatctACCAAGTGGACACACTCAAAGACGTCATCGAGGAGATGGAAGAGCAAATGTCAGAGCTGCGCAGGGAAACAGAAGACAAATCAAAG GAGTTAGAGCGGCAGAAGCACACGTGTTCAGTCCTACAGCACAAACAAGAGGAAATGAAGGAGGGCATTCGTCAGCGAGATGAACTTATCGAG GAGAACCAGAAAATTCAGCAAAAACTAGATAACCTCACAAGAGAGGCATTTGACCTGCAGGAAACTGTTAACTGGAAGGACAAAAAGATTGCG GCattagagagacagaaagagtaCTTTGATTGCATTAGGAATGAGAGAGATGAGCTCAGGGATGAGCTGGCTGACCTCAAGGGGAAAAGCCGAATGGGAGAG AAACATGGGCTGGTCATCATACCCGAGGATACTCCCAACGGAGACGTCAGCCACGAGTCCCCTACCTCAGGCATCACTGTGGTCACACAAGAGGCAGCGCAGGTGCTGGAGTCAGCGGGAGACGGACCTTTGG ATGTAAGACTACGAAAGCTTGCGGATGAAAAGGATGAACTTTTGTCCCAG ATCAGAAAACTGAAGATGCAGCTGGAGGAAGAAAGACAAAAGCACTCGAAGATCGACAGTGTTTACACAGAAGGAGAGCGAATGGAGAACGGCACTGACCTGAATATAATCGAGATGCAGA GGGACGCCAACAGACAGATAAGTGAATACAAATTCAAGCTCTCGAAAGCTGAACAGGAAATGGCAACGATGGAACAAAAT GTAAACCGACTTGAAGGACAGGTGTCCAGATATAAAGCTTCAGCAGATAATGCAGAAAAGATAGAAGATGAACTGAAAGCAGAGAAAAGAAAACTTCAGAGGGAG CTGCGTACAGCCCTGGACAAGATCGAAGAAATGGAAATGACCAACAACCATCTCGTAAAGCGGCTGGAGAAGATGAAAGCAAACAGAAACGCTCTCCTGTCCCAGCAGTGA
- the lrrfip2 gene encoding leucine-rich repeat flightless-interacting protein 2 isoform X7 has protein sequence MHREVAADMGTPGSGRKRAPIKDRFSAEDEALSSIAREAEARLAAKRAARAEARDIRMRELERQQKELDEKCDKQFTDTYSRPTSRCTTPALSAAALASLGGSSSRRGSGDAGSVVMDAEASISELRDIYDLKDQIQDVEGRYMQGLKELKDSLSEVEEKYKKAMVSNAQLDNEKANLIYQVDTLKDVIEEMEEQMSELRRETEDKSKELERQKHTCSVLQHKQEEMKEGIRQRDELIEENQKIQQKLDNLTREAFDLQETVNWKDKKIAALERQKEYFDCIRNERDELRDELADLKGKSRMGEKHGLVIIPEDTPNGDVSHESPTSGITVVTQEAAQVLESAGDGPLDVRLRKLADEKDELLSQIRKLKMQLEEERQKHSKIDSVYTEGERMENGTDLNIIEMQRDANRQISEYKFKLSKAEQEMATMEQNVNRLEGQVSRYKASADNAEKIEDELKAEKRKLQRELRTALDKIEEMEMTNNHLVKRLEKMKANRNALLSQQ, from the exons GCGGAGGCCAGACTTGCTGCAAAGAGAGCAGCTCGTGCTGAGGCTCGGGACATCCGGATGAGAGAATTGGAGCGGCAGCAGAAAGAG cTTGATGAGAAATGTGACAAGCAGTTTACAGACACCTACAGCCGG CCAACCTCTCGATGTACCACCCCGGCGCTCTCTGCAGCTGCCCTGGCATCTCTGGGAGGCAGCAGTTCTAGAAGGGGCAGTGGAGATGCTGGAAGCGTCGTTATGGATGCAGAGGCTTCTATCAGCGAGTTAAGG GACATCTATGATCTAAAGGACCAGATTCAGGATGTAGAGGGTCGATACATGCAGGGTCTTAAAGAGTTGAAG GATTCTCTGTCGGAAGTGGAGGAGAAGTACAAGAAAGCCATGGTATCCAACGCCCAGCTGGACAAtgaaaaggcaaacctcatctACCAAGTGGACACACTCAAAGACGTCATCGAGGAGATGGAAGAGCAAATGTCAGAGCTGCGCAGGGAAACAGAAGACAAATCAAAG GAGTTAGAGCGGCAGAAGCACACGTGTTCAGTCCTACAGCACAAACAAGAGGAAATGAAGGAGGGCATTCGTCAGCGAGATGAACTTATCGAG GAGAACCAGAAAATTCAGCAAAAACTAGATAACCTCACAAGAGAGGCATTTGACCTGCAGGAAACTGTTAACTGGAAGGACAAAAAGATTGCG GCattagagagacagaaagagtaCTTTGATTGCATTAGGAATGAGAGAGATGAGCTCAGGGATGAGCTGGCTGACCTCAAGGGGAAAAGCCGAATGGGAGAG AAACATGGGCTGGTCATCATACCCGAGGATACTCCCAACGGAGACGTCAGCCACGAGTCCCCTACCTCAGGCATCACTGTGGTCACACAAGAGGCAGCGCAGGTGCTGGAGTCAGCGGGAGACGGACCTTTGG ATGTAAGACTACGAAAGCTTGCGGATGAAAAGGATGAACTTTTGTCCCAG ATCAGAAAACTGAAGATGCAGCTGGAGGAAGAAAGACAAAAGCACTCGAAGATCGACAGTGTTTACACAGAAGGAGAGCGAATGGAGAACGGCACTGACCTGAATATAATCGAGATGCAGA GGGACGCCAACAGACAGATAAGTGAATACAAATTCAAGCTCTCGAAAGCTGAACAGGAAATGGCAACGATGGAACAAAAT GTAAACCGACTTGAAGGACAGGTGTCCAGATATAAAGCTTCAGCAGATAATGCAGAAAAGATAGAAGATGAACTGAAAGCAGAGAAAAGAAAACTTCAGAGGGAG CTGCGTACAGCCCTGGACAAGATCGAAGAAATGGAAATGACCAACAACCATCTCGTAAAGCGGCTGGAGAAGATGAAAGCAAACAGAAACGCTCTCCTGTCCCAGCAGTGA
- the lrrfip2 gene encoding leucine-rich repeat flightless-interacting protein 2 isoform X6 gives MHREVAADMGTPGSGRKRAPIKDRFSAEDEALSSIAREAEARLAAKRAARAEARDIRMRELERQQKELSYHQHSSSSRKWGQIHQWMADTEKARHGHHSSSHSRRGLNDDTASVRSVGSYRSSSSSLRDLSSSHHSSRASSSRRRDLVSGISSSSSLKSSHSTSSVYNDLHKKPVGSSSKKDLLTGLYHDQRNYTSLKNSKPPPSTVSTYTPRAPSSSSSTGLTRSYSVASICDDGLYGSYSSRAPSECSWYSSGASSTRSSPVSSSDDDSGSTVSRGRRGRRDSVLSDFSDISETAADYFSRSNRRGSIVSDLDDLSIPDLDSLDEKCDKQFTDTYSRPTSRCTTPALSAAALASLGGSSSRRGSGDAGSVVMDAEASISELRDIYDLKDQIQDVEGRYMQGLKELKDSLSEVEEKYKKAMVSNAQLDNEKANLIYQVDTLKDVIEEMEEQMSELRRETEDKSKELERQKHTCSVLQHKQEEMKEGIRQRDELIEKHGLVIIPEDTPNGDVSHESPTSGITVVTQEAAQVLESAGDGPLDVRLRKLADEKDELLSQIRKLKMQLEEERQKHSKIDSVYTEGERMENGTDLNIIEMQRDANRQISEYKFKLSKAEQEMATMEQNVNRLEGQVSRYKASADNAEKIEDELKAEKRKLQRELRTALDKIEEMEMTNNHLVKRLEKMKANRNALLSQQ, from the exons GCGGAGGCCAGACTTGCTGCAAAGAGAGCAGCTCGTGCTGAGGCTCGGGACATCCGGATGAGAGAATTGGAGCGGCAGCAGAAAGAG ctGTCTTACCATCAGCACTCCTCCTCTAGCAGGAAATGGGGGCAAATCCACCAATGGATG GCTGATACAGAAAAGGCCCGTCATGGTCATCATTCCAGTAGCCACAGTCGACGG GGATTAAATGATGATACAGCATCAGTCCGAAGTGTCGGAAGCTACAGG TCAAGTTCATCATCTTTACGAGACTTGAGCAGTTCTCATCACTCCAGTCGGGCTAGTTCTTCCCGGAGAAGAGACTTGGTG TCTGGCATCTCCAGTAGTTCCTCTTTGAAGAGCTCCCACTCCACT AGCTCTGTATATAATGATCTTCACAAAAAACCTGTTGGCAGTAGCTCCAAAAAGGACCTTCTG ACTGGATTATATCATGACCAAAGAAACTACACCAGCTTAAAGAACTCCAAACCTCCTCCCTCTACTGTCTCTACCTATACACCACGG GCTCCGTCCAGCAGCAGTTCTACAGGTCTGACGCGCAGCTATAGTGTG GCCTCCATATGTGATGACGGTCTGTATGGTTCATATAGTTCCAGAGCT CCCTCTGAATGCAGCTGGTATTCTTCTGGTGCCAGTTCCACCCGCAGCAGCCCTGTG TCATCCTCTGATGACGATTCTGGCAGCACTGTATCCCGAGGTCGACGTGGGAGAAGGGATAGTGTG TTGTCTGATTTCTCTGATATCTCTGAGACGGCTGCTGATTATTTCAGCCGCTCTAATCGCAGAGGCAGCATTGTCTCTGATCTTGATGATCTGAGCATCCCAGACCTGGACAGC cTTGATGAGAAATGTGACAAGCAGTTTACAGACACCTACAGCCGG CCAACCTCTCGATGTACCACCCCGGCGCTCTCTGCAGCTGCCCTGGCATCTCTGGGAGGCAGCAGTTCTAGAAGGGGCAGTGGAGATGCTGGAAGCGTCGTTATGGATGCAGAGGCTTCTATCAGCGAGTTAAGG GACATCTATGATCTAAAGGACCAGATTCAGGATGTAGAGGGTCGATACATGCAGGGTCTTAAAGAGTTGAAG GATTCTCTGTCGGAAGTGGAGGAGAAGTACAAGAAAGCCATGGTATCCAACGCCCAGCTGGACAAtgaaaaggcaaacctcatctACCAAGTGGACACACTCAAAGACGTCATCGAGGAGATGGAAGAGCAAATGTCAGAGCTGCGCAGGGAAACAGAAGACAAATCAAAG GAGTTAGAGCGGCAGAAGCACACGTGTTCAGTCCTACAGCACAAACAAGAGGAAATGAAGGAGGGCATTCGTCAGCGAGATGAACTTATCGAG AAACATGGGCTGGTCATCATACCCGAGGATACTCCCAACGGAGACGTCAGCCACGAGTCCCCTACCTCAGGCATCACTGTGGTCACACAAGAGGCAGCGCAGGTGCTGGAGTCAGCGGGAGACGGACCTTTGG ATGTAAGACTACGAAAGCTTGCGGATGAAAAGGATGAACTTTTGTCCCAG ATCAGAAAACTGAAGATGCAGCTGGAGGAAGAAAGACAAAAGCACTCGAAGATCGACAGTGTTTACACAGAAGGAGAGCGAATGGAGAACGGCACTGACCTGAATATAATCGAGATGCAGA GGGACGCCAACAGACAGATAAGTGAATACAAATTCAAGCTCTCGAAAGCTGAACAGGAAATGGCAACGATGGAACAAAAT GTAAACCGACTTGAAGGACAGGTGTCCAGATATAAAGCTTCAGCAGATAATGCAGAAAAGATAGAAGATGAACTGAAAGCAGAGAAAAGAAAACTTCAGAGGGAG CTGCGTACAGCCCTGGACAAGATCGAAGAAATGGAAATGACCAACAACCATCTCGTAAAGCGGCTGGAGAAGATGAAAGCAAACAGAAACGCTCTCCTGTCCCAGCAGTGA